Proteins co-encoded in one Leptidea sinapis chromosome 16, ilLepSina1.1, whole genome shotgun sequence genomic window:
- the LOC126968833 gene encoding brachyurin-like, giving the protein MLFNIASIFLFVLAVDCVPNGYRYHSNVGIPWAWSLNQSELAARIIGGNVVTSLSQYPYQAGIVATLTSKQQSICGGALISNTRVLTAAHCWWDGENQASSFEVVLGSLTIFTGGTRITSKDVVVHSAWNVQDLTNDIAIVKITTVTFNSNINAIEIPAATDVNTDFAGTTATATGYGKTSDSQTSFPTSTSLYKVDLKVITNTVCQKSFNIAISNGHVCTDGANKVGTCDGDSGGPLAVSWNNKTILIGIVSFGLEESCQSGTPSVFTRVTAFLTWINAQMI; this is encoded by the exons atgttattcaaTATCGcatcgatttttttatttgtgttggCTGTTGATTGTGTGCCTAATGGATATAGGTATCACAGTAACGTGGGAATACCTTGGGCATGGAGCTTGAACCAATCAGAGTTAGCCGCGAGAATAATTGGGGGAAACGTCGTGACTTCGTTGTCGCAGTATCCCTATCAg GCTGGCATCGTAGCAACACTAACAAGTAAACAGCAGTCAATTTGTGGTGGAGCTCTGATATCAAACACTCGTGTACTGACGGCGGCTCATTGCTGGTGGGATGGAGAGAACCAGGCGTCCAGCTTCGAGGTGGTACTCGGATCACTGACGATATTCACCGGCGGAACGAGGATCACGAGCAAGGATGTAGTGGTTCATTCTGCGTGGAATGTTCAGGATCTTACCAACGATATTGCgattgttaaaataacaactGTGACTTTCAATA GCAACATAAATGCAATAGAGATCCCCGCAGCAACAGACGTCAACACGGACTTTGCAGGCACGACAGCAACAGCAACAGGATATGGAAAAACAAGTGATA GTCAAACCAGTTTCCCAACAAGCACGTCTCTATATAAGGTAGACCTTAAGGTGATCACTAATACCGTGTGTCAAAAAAGCTTCAACATTGCCATCAGTAATGGACATGTATGTACTGATGGAGCTAACAAAGTTGGCACCTGCGACGGGGACTCTGGTGGGCCTCTTGCAGTCTCGTGGAACAATAAAACTATTTTG ATTGGCATTGTATCGTTCGGTCTGGAGGAGAGCTGTCAGTCTGGGACACCATCCGTGTTTACGAGAGTGACAGCATTCCTGACGTGGATCAACGCACAAATGATATGA